A stretch of DNA from Kiritimatiellia bacterium:
TATCCCCCTGCCCATTAAGCCGACGGTGGAGGTCTTTTAGAAAAGCCGTTTCCTGTTGACTGAATGTATGGGCAAAGGGCCCAAGACCCTCCGCAAGCAAGGGCTTGCTCGTGTCCAGCATGTTCGAAATCAAATCGTTCCAACCGCCCGGATCAACTTCGTCCTCCCGCAACAACGCTGACCCAACGAAGGTGCGGACCGCGCTTTTCTCCCGGGGAGTGAGAGCCACAACCGGATCTTCAACATAGTCCTCCACGTCCACAGGCATTGCGGTTTCAGCCAGCACAAGAATGCCGTGATCTCTTTCCTGGAGCCTGTGCCGGACATAGCAGGAAAGCTCCGTCATGGAAAAGTCTATTTCGGGGATCAGGGCCGCCAAGCAACCGCTCCCGCCCGCCAACGCGGTATGGCTGACGACAAAGCCGGAGTCGGATCCGAATAACTGCATGATGCACAGCCGCGGGTTCGACCGCACCTCGGTTTCCAGTTGAGTAAAAAACTCACGGGCCTTTTCGACCGCGGACAGGAATCCGAATGATTGCCACACCCAGAGGATATCGTTGTCCATCGTCTTGGGGATACAAACAACGCTCAACGGCTTCCCGGTCAGCCGAGCACGCTCCGCCAACGCATGCGCGGCCCGCATGCTTCCCTCCCCCCCGATAACGTAAAGGACGTCCACACGGCAGTCAGGCTCATGGGGATGCTTGGGCTTATCGGTAAGATTGGAAAGAACCTTTTCAAGCAGCCCCCTCCTCTCCGGCTTGCCCTCGAGAAGATCGTCATGACGCGCCGTGGACAGCACGGACCCGCCCGCAGACTTGGCCCTCTGGAGTTCGCTTAAAATATCCTTGCCCTCATCTGGTTCTCCGCCTATTCCAATGCTAACATCTCTTCGTTGCGCCTCCGCAATTCCTATGAACCCATGCTCAAAAAGCCTAATCCGAAGCCCGTAAGAAGACGTTGCTTGTCCGGGTGAATATGCGTTCGTTCCCGCTGACCCGGCACAATACTGACGATGTCTCTCAACAATCCCCCCAATCACAGCATTAATACCCGGCGCGATGCCGCCAGAGACAACCACGCCTATTGTCAGCCCTGTGTTGCCAGCTATTGGAAAAGCCAACTTCGCTCGCGGCCCCGCCTCCGGGAAATACAAATGCAAATTTTTTAAGCAGGTGCTTTCGCTCTCCTCGCGCGGCCCCGCCTTCTGGGAATGCCCCTGCAATTCTTTTAAACAGGCGCCATTGTTCTCGGGTTCGCCATGATAGACCCCGCGAGGGTCAACAATGACGACCTTCCCGTCACGATACTCTCCATTTTCCTCCTTTGATAAAGGTGTGCCCCAAGAACATGTTTCCCGATTGTCCTCCAGGCTCGGCCACCTCACCAAGCCCCCGCCCGCCAGGACAGGCGGTTTGCGCAAGTCGCGTTTTCGAGTGTCCGTACGCGCGTCGACCACTTGGAAAGAACGGTCGCCTTCTACTGCAAAAGCGTCTATAATCTTCTTTTCGTAGTCAAAGAGGTACCCGAGCGGTAATCCGTCGAGCCACAACTTCCCCATTGTATTCGGAATGGAACAATATATCTGCTCGGCACATTTCTGCGCATTATGAAGTTCATCAACACTTAAGTCCGGAACTGTAAATACGGGCCCGGGCAACTGCCCCTCCTCCTCAAGCACAGACAGATCGACACACGCTCTCATGTGGACAACCAGAAGCCGCTCCCTGTTCCGCTGGGGAACATACCATGTCCTGAACTCCGTCAATTGCCCCGACGACTCACGTAACGCGGGACCTAGAAACAGAACAAACACATCCGCCACGGACAAATGCGGCGCCACATGTACCTTCCAGAGGTCTCCAGCCTCCCCGGCTATGTCATAGCAGAACACATCCAGATCTTCCTGCTTACGGAGGAAGTAGCTGACTCGGTGGACGTAGGCCTCCTCGCGCGGAGAACAGGAATCATCCCCGGTTTGTGTGGCGCGGGGAAAACTAAGAAACACTTTGATCCGTGGCGTCATTCCAGAACCCTCCCCAGGAACGGCTCATTTGCGTGCCAGTCGAGCACCGTATCCTGCATGGCCGCCTCCCTCCAGCGCATCCCCTGATCCGGCTGAACGGCCGGCAAAAAACCTCTGGCTCGCAGCGTATCGCGGCGCCGAGAGCATGTCCATTCCCAATTACCAGTTGGGCCACCTTCAGAGATCTGTCCTGTCAGGAAATCAGCCCCAGCAGATTGTCGCGTTTGAGGAAGTCCGCGTCTCGGAGACGCTCAAGGAAGGGGCCGATTATCCCACTCCGCGTGCATGTCGCGGAACGTGGAGGAGATGAAGATCGGGCGGGATTTCCAGATGAATATGGTTAACGGCGACTTACCTGCTTCGCTTGAGTTCATGGTCTGCTATCCGTCCCGCCGCGCATACCGCTCATGCTGCGTGTCGCGGACGTCGAGATTTCAAAAACCGGCTGACCGCGTGGAGGCGCGGAGTGAGTTGTGGTTTTGTCCTGTCTCTTCACACCTCCACGATCGCAGCCGCAGCACGCGGGTCGGTCATGCTCGCCCGGCCCGGCACTGGCTCATGACTTTTTCTCCACCCACTCGCCCGCACCGCCGATCATAGCGTAATCACCCGGCTACGAATGGACATGAACGCCTCGCCCAAATCCCTCTGGAGCTCGGCGCCCGCATTGTTCATGGCGGCAAGGAACATGGCGTCAACGGGACCGCCGCTGGGATGAATGCATATCCGGTAGCGCCCGTCTTCGAATTCGCTTCCCACCTGCAGCGTTTGGAGCACACCGCTGGGACCGTGCAGTTCGTAGAATGGCACCGCCACCCCGCGCCCAAATCCGATGGTGTACTGAATCCCCGGATTGACCAAGCGATAGCCCGCCATCCCCCCGACCACCACGGGAAGCGTCAGCGCAACAATGCTGCGCAGCGCCATGTGGACCGCTCGCTCCTGGCCGTCCTGTGACGCTGGATTCCCCGGCACGAAATCCAGGTACAGGTAGGCCATGGGCCCGACCTTGTACCCCTCGAGCTGGAGCGTCAGCCCACGGATTCCGGCGGACGCAATCCCTTCCGCAACCACGTCGTTTCGCTGCCAACCGGCCGGCATCCCCCCCCCGAACTGGCGCGCCAGCGCAAGCAACCCCAGGAAGGAAAGGATACCCATCGTGATCAGCACGGAACCCGCGATGCGCCACCCCAGCGCCGCGTGTGCAACGAACGGCCACAGCCCGAGAAGCATGGCGACAAGGGCCGTCGCGAAGTGCCCGGGTGTCGGCTTGGCCCGCGGATCAATCGCCGGGCCCGCCTGCGACGGCGCGGCCGCGGCCGGCGGCGCCGACGCCCGCTTCATCATCTTCTTCACCATGTCGTGGGCCATGGCCAGTTCCTTGTCCGCCGGGTTCTCCGCGCAGTACTCCTCCACGCACTTCACCATGAACGGATGCGCGAACGCGAGTTCCGCGGGCTGATATCCGCCGGCCGCCTTGCGCATAAGATCTTCCGCGCGCCCGAGAACGCTGCACATGGCCTCGACATACCCCAGAATCGCAATACGCCAATTCTGCCGGGAAAGACGCAGCGCCTTCCTGTTCTCGATAAGGAGCCGGAAAATGCAGGCCCCGCTGGACGGGTGCGAGCCCCCGCCGAGACCGGGGCTCCGCACGTAGGCAAACGCGTAGTGCAGAATCACTTCACCCCACGGCACCCCCTCCTCCCTCTTCTGCTGGAACACGGGCGCCAGTTCGCTGAGAATGGGCTCGTCCGGGGCTTCACTTCGAAGCACCTCGCTCCACTGGTCGAACTCATCAAAAGAGAGCGACATCAGCATCAGGTTCTCGGCGGCGTTGGCGACAACGGTCGTCTTGGGCGGTGGCCGGCCGCCAGCCCACATGCTTAGGCCCTGCCTCCACTCCCGTATGGTCTGCTGGAAAAACTCGCGTGCCGCGGAACCCTCCCCGGTTTCGCCCCAGTGAAACGCCCCCAGCTGATACGCAGCCAGCGCACGCTCCAGAGCATTCGTCGTGGAATCGAGCGCCTGTTGGAAGCGGGTCAACGCGGTTTGCAACAGGCCCCTTTCCGCCGCACGGATCGCCTCCTGGTTGATACGGTCAAGATTGGCCGGCATGATCGCCCTCCGTTTGTAGCGAGCAGTTCAGCACACGATTGTAGTCTTCAACGATCAGAATCGGGCCGGCGCGACCGTCTCCGCAGGCCAAGGCCGTACACGGCCTTGCGCCCTTCCAAGCAGCCATCTGCGCGAACGATCCACGGCTTAATGCCAGGAGCAGGCCGTTCGACGAGTGAACAAGCCAGCCGTCGCGGCCCGGCAAGGGAAGCGCCGCCCGAAGGTTGATGGCGTCAACATCGAGTGTAACGACGCGCTCCCGCCCCGCCAGCATTGCCTCCACCGTCCCCACGCGCACAAATTGACGATGGACGCCCAGCAGTTGGAAGAAGCAGGCCAGTTCGGCCGAATCCTCGTCCCACAACGAGAGCGTAAGCAATCCGTCCGCGGGATCGAAGAACCGACGGCCTGCGCAGCGGCACGCCCCGCCTTCCAGGTCCAGAATGGCCATGGTCTCGAGGTTATCGACGCCATTCTTGCTCTCGCCCAGACTCAATCCTGTCCAGATCACACGCTTACTCCCCACAAGAAGGCGCTGCCGGTTCGGCTGCCAGACATCCAGCGAGGCCCCCGGTTTTAGTTGGCCGTCCTTCATCGACAGAATCTCTCCAAACTCATTCGCGACCCAGAACGTTCCGTCGGGCCCCACCGCCACCGCCTCTATGCGCCCCGCGTGCCGGGGCGGGGGCCCTCTCGCCTCCATGGGCGGCGTCCATCGGTTCAGGCGACCCGAGTAGTCAACCCACACCATCTCCTGCTCGTTGCAGGCGGCCGCGACGTCGCCGACACCTCGATCGTCCAGCTTGCCGGTCATGGGCGGGTTTGAACTGACCAAGTGCAACCCGTCGTCGCCTTCCGCCACGGCCGCATATCCCGAACCGAAGGGCATGACGGCCAGAATCCTCCACCGGGCCCGATGCGCGCCGCCCGCCTTGAGGCAGAATGCCCCTCCCTGAAGGATCACGAACAACTCGTCGCCGTTTTCGGCGATGGCCCTTGTTGTCCCGTAGCCGGAGGGGAACTCCGTGACCTCCACCACGGCCTCTCCGGGATGGCCGGACCAGACGTAGCGGCGCAGTTCCATGCTCACCATCAAAACTCCGCCGCCGAATGCATGACTCTCCGACATCAGGCCTGGAAGCCGGGGGCCCTCTCGCCTATCCCGCCACCGGTCACCCGACAGCACGACCGATGTCGCGTTTCGCTGGAGCAGAAAGAGGTCGCGGCCCGACAGCAGACACCCGCCGCACACACTATCATGCAGGGCGCGCTTGTGCAGAACCGTCCCTTCCGTATCTAGAACAGTCAAGGCGGTGCGCCCCCCGGCGTCCGACCAGGCGGCCACGCACTCCGGCGACGCGACGATGCCGCGCAGTTCGCCGTTGAGCTGCGTCACCACCGTCGCGCCGTCAGCGCCTTCGCCAGCCACAACGCGCAGCGAGCGCAGTTGTCCGTCCGCGTCCTGCCACCACAGGGCGCCGCCAACGGACGCCAGCACCGGAAGTTCAACCTCCGGCAAACGGCACATGAACGACTCGCGGCGTCCAACCGTCGGCTCGAGCGCGCCATCCACCGGCCAGGCAAGTTGGAGGATCGCGCCCCTCCCCTGCTCGTCCACCATCGCAACCCATGATCCATCGTCGGCCGCCGCCATCGCGAGCAGTCGCGCGCGCGGAACGTCCAGCGCCGACGCGCTCGCAAGGCCACGGCGCAGGTCCACCACAGCGACACGGCCCAACCGCTCGAGGTAGAAACCGCACCCGAGCCGGGCGGCTATGGCGGCAGCACTGGCGCGAAGCGCTCGCTCGGCAACGACTTCAAACCCCGGCCCCGCCGACGGCTCCTCCCTGGGGAGTTCGACATCGGGGAGCGGATCGAGCTTGAACCATGGGCGTCGCGGAGGCCCGGAATGAATGTACTCTTCCGCGGCGGCGCGCACGGGCGGGGAACCTTCGCGCCATGCCAAGGATGGAAGCGTATCGGGAAATTGCTGCAGCGTCGAGGCGCGGGCGCGCAAAAACACGCACCATGCCTCTGCACCCGGCACGCCCGCGCTTACCAGTTCCGCGAGTTCACTCACCAACGGAAACGGACCGCTCGCCTTGCATCGCGCATCGAGGTAACACAGCGTCCGCAGCAGTCGGACGGCAATGCCTTGGCCGCCGCCCAGTCGGAGATGGTATGTCAGCTCCTCGAACGGCCGCGCGGCGGGCCCGCCCCATCGCCGATCGCCGCCGGGGTCCGCGCGACGGAGGAAGAGAATCGCCAGCCTGCGATGCGCGCGCTCCGCGGACGGCGGCGACGAGAGGTAACAGGACTCCGCAGCCGACCGAAATTGGCCATGGTAGAAGTCCAACAACTCGCCGCGCCACATGAGATAGGGCCGCAGGAGGCGCAACAGCGCCGCCACGTTGCCGAGCGGGTCACCCGGATCAACCATCTCCGTGAGTTCGGTCGCCGCAAGCCCGTGGCGGCTGGCCGCCAGCGCGGACGCCAGCCGATTCACAAGCACCGCGCCGACGGGTGCACCGGACGAGTCAACAAAGCCGGGATCGTTGGATAGCCGCTGCAAGAGGATCCACCGAAACAGGCCGGCCGATTCTCCGGGCAGTTCCCGGATGCGATCCGTGATCTCCTCGTACGTGCCGAGCGTGCGCAATTCCTCGAGCGCGGTCAGGATGTAGATCGGGAGGCGGCTGTCCTGCTTCTTCGCAAGTTCCGCGAGCTGTTCCGGCTCCATGCGCTTCCGGTAACGATGCAGGTACGCCGTGCCGATGGCCTCCACATCCTGCGGCTCCAACGGAGCGAGAACCCGCCATTGTACGCTCGCGCCGCGCCGCTTTAAGGCGTCCACGACCGGGTGCTCGTTCGAGGAGACGATCAGCCGCACGCGCGGGGCCAGGACAGCTGGAATCCAGTGCAAAGCGTGCGCGCCATCAGCCGCATCGAGCTGGTTCACAGCGTCAAGGACCAGGACGATCCGGCACTTGGCCGAGGCTTTCGCCTGCCATTCGCGGAACTGGTCCACCAGCTCTTGAACGCGATCGGCAACCGGCGCCGTTTCGCCCGAGACCTTCGCGAGCGCATGACAAATGCAACGCAGCATCCGCCGGAGATCGGTCGAGCCTTCGCTGGCGCCGACAAAATGAGGAATGACCACCAACCCGGCGTTAGCCGAGCACAGCCGGCATAGCTTCGCCATCAGCGCCGTCTTGCCGGACCCTGCCGGCCCAATGAGCGCACACATACCACCGTTCGCACCGCCCTGCACGACGTGTGTCAGATCATCCAGCAACGGCTGGCGGCTTCCAGCGTAGTATCGCTGGACTCGCTCATCGATGAAGCCCTCCATTGCGTCGCGCTGCAGAGCGAACTCGTCGCCGGCCGCCATCGCGGCCGCATCGAAGCGAGAAGCGAGTTCGGGATCTTCGGAGATACTCCTGAACAGATCA
This window harbors:
- a CDS encoding 6-phosphofructokinase, with translation MTPRIKVFLSFPRATQTGDDSCSPREEAYVHRVSYFLRKQEDLDVFCYDIAGEAGDLWKVHVAPHLSVADVFVLFLGPALRESSGQLTEFRTWYVPQRNRERLLVVHMRACVDLSVLEEEGQLPGPVFTVPDLSVDELHNAQKCAEQIYCSIPNTMGKLWLDGLPLGYLFDYEKKIIDAFAVEGDRSFQVVDARTDTRKRDLRKPPVLAGGGLVRWPSLEDNRETCSWGTPLSKEENGEYRDGKVVIVDPRGVYHGEPENNGACLKELQGHSQKAGPREESESTCLKNLHLYFPEAGPRAKLAFPIAGNTGLTIGVVVSGGIAPGINAVIGGIVERHRQYCAGSAGTNAYSPGQATSSYGLRIRLFEHGFIGIAEAQRRDVSIGIGGEPDEGKDILSELQRAKSAGGSVLSTARHDDLLEGKPERRGLLEKVLSNLTDKPKHPHEPDCRVDVLYVIGGEGSMRAAHALAERARLTGKPLSVVCIPKTMDNDILWVWQSFGFLSAVEKAREFFTQLETEVRSNPRLCIMQLFGSDSGFVVSHTALAGGSGCLAALIPEIDFSMTELSCYVRHRLQERDHGILVLAETAMPVDVEDYVEDPVVALTPREKSAVRTFVGSALLREDEVDPGGWNDLISNMLDTSKPLLAEGLGPFAHTFSQQETAFLKDLHRRLNGQGDMEEQDQSRIVAIINAAICRRADDWLSRIGEQCSPLFGVPMRRALDYVRSYLAGPEDRTPAMELKHLAALNTVMCLPYEARAIITKAPPSKVLFEQLKKRLGETYGRLVVETHLKVPRRRWTEHRDRRVFGQTPDALRTAGLKIISRVLEREIQTESRQDRSGRQATFWGKYPLRVFASEPRHLIRAIGPSCHDVIFGDRMGRLAVDGAMAGYRDFMISQWLTEFVLVPLPLVVLGRKRVPSDGIFWKSVVASTGQPDNLWY
- a CDS encoding DUF4062 domain-containing protein encodes the protein MNDLSTSAHGVVAPRQIRVFISSTFRDMQAERDHLVRFVFPRLREELWKRRIHLLDVDLRWGVTSDQDALGVCREIVDECRPRFLCMLGGRYGSIPQGKDTSITADEIHYGVLDRLGRHGSAFFYFRNPESTAQMEETIPGEMREPTGSENERRLADLKRAIVAAGLPVFVYAAHWDAQRGRLAGLQAFGQRVYDDLFRSISEDPELASRFDAAAMAAGDEFALQRDAMEGFIDERVQRYYAGSRQPLLDDLTHVVQGGANGGMCALIGPAGSGKTALMAKLCRLCSANAGLVVIPHFVGASEGSTDLRRMLRCICHALAKVSGETAPVADRVQELVDQFREWQAKASAKCRIVLVLDAVNQLDAADGAHALHWIPAVLAPRVRLIVSSNEHPVVDALKRRGASVQWRVLAPLEPQDVEAIGTAYLHRYRKRMEPEQLAELAKKQDSRLPIYILTALEELRTLGTYEEITDRIRELPGESAGLFRWILLQRLSNDPGFVDSSGAPVGAVLVNRLASALAASRHGLAATELTEMVDPGDPLGNVAALLRLLRPYLMWRGELLDFYHGQFRSAAESCYLSSPPSAERAHRRLAILFLRRADPGGDRRWGGPAARPFEELTYHLRLGGGQGIAVRLLRTLCYLDARCKASGPFPLVSELAELVSAGVPGAEAWCVFLRARASTLQQFPDTLPSLAWREGSPPVRAAAEEYIHSGPPRRPWFKLDPLPDVELPREEPSAGPGFEVVAERALRASAAAIAARLGCGFYLERLGRVAVVDLRRGLASASALDVPRARLLAMAAADDGSWVAMVDEQGRGAILQLAWPVDGALEPTVGRRESFMCRLPEVELPVLASVGGALWWQDADGQLRSLRVVAGEGADGATVVTQLNGELRGIVASPECVAAWSDAGGRTALTVLDTEGTVLHKRALHDSVCGGCLLSGRDLFLLQRNATSVVLSGDRWRDRREGPRLPGLMSESHAFGGGVLMVSMELRRYVWSGHPGEAVVEVTEFPSGYGTTRAIAENGDELFVILQGGAFCLKAGGAHRARWRILAVMPFGSGYAAVAEGDDGLHLVSSNPPMTGKLDDRGVGDVAAACNEQEMVWVDYSGRLNRWTPPMEARGPPPRHAGRIEAVAVGPDGTFWVANEFGEILSMKDGQLKPGASLDVWQPNRQRLLVGSKRVIWTGLSLGESKNGVDNLETMAILDLEGGACRCAGRRFFDPADGLLTLSLWDEDSAELACFFQLLGVHRQFVRVGTVEAMLAGRERVVTLDVDAINLRAALPLPGRDGWLVHSSNGLLLALSRGSFAQMAAWKGARPCTALACGDGRAGPILIVEDYNRVLNCSLQTEGDHAGQS